Below is a window of Actinomycetes bacterium DNA.
GTCGTTGAAGAACACCTGGGAGAGCAGCTCGCGTCGCGACCGGGTGTTCGTCTTGGCGAACACCGCTTTGAGATGGTCCTGCACGGTCCAGGGGGAGATCACGAGCCGCTCGGCGATCGCCGCGGTGTCGAGGCCGCGCGCGACCAGGGCGGCGACTTCCCGTTCGCGCGCGGTGAGCCCGAACGCCTCCAGCCTTAGGGGGACGGCGTACTCCTCGCCGGCGCGCTGGACCACGATCGCGACGCGTCCGCTTGGGGCACCGTCGGGGAGTGAGCCGTGGAAGGTCAGCCAGCCGGTGGAGGTGGGTACGTGCAGCGGCGGCGCCGGCCTGCCGGCGCGGCCATGGCGCCGTACCTGCGCGGCCAGGCTGAGCGCCCCGCCGGGGACCGCGCGGTGCGCCGGGTCGTCGCGCGCCACGAGTTCGAGCAGCGCCACGGCTGGCGCTGTGATCAGTTCCACCTCGTCACGGGCGTCGAGCACGAGCAGGCCGGGGGCGCGATCCTCGTGGGGTCTGCGTGCGGCATCCACCCGGTAGGAGCCGCGCAGGGCCTCGGCGATCGGCCGGGACAGCCGTGCCATGATCCGTGCCTCTTTGGGGGTGAAGTCCCCGGCGGCTTGGGTGCGGTGCAGCACGACGCACCCCCAGGCGCGACCGCGGGTCACCATCGCCACGCGCATCTCGAACGGCGTGCCGATGGGCTCCAGGTACTCGACGTAGCGGGCGCTGCGCTGCGGCCGGCCACGCGTCGTCTCGCTGAGGATCCCGACCGGGGTGCGCCGAGCCGCGAGCGCAGCGAAGGTGTTGACGTCGTCCCGCAGGTACTCGCTGGTCACCACCGCACCCGCGGCGTTGGCCTCGGTCTCCGGGGTGA
It encodes the following:
- a CDS encoding helix-turn-helix transcriptional regulator; protein product: MECWTADRLATEVDRLGARGLPYGELHAELAARIRRLVPVDAMCWHGLDPDTKLLTTANPVELLHGGFLTPETEANAAGAVVTSEYLRDDVNTFAALAARRTPVGILSETTRGRPQRSARYVEYLEPIGTPFEMRVAMVTRGRAWGCVVLHRTQAAGDFTPKEARIMARLSRPIAEALRGSYRVDAARRPHEDRAPGLLVLDARDEVELITAPAVALLELVARDDPAHRAVPGGALSLAAQVRRHGRAGRPAPPLHVPTSTGWLTFHGSLPDGAPSGRVAIVVQRAGEEYAVPLRLEAFGLTAREREVAALVARGLDTAAIAERLVISPWTVQDHLKAVFAKTNTRSRRELLSQVFFNDQLPGIVARDPLNAGGHLQPPGAGQARQISLRS